The proteins below are encoded in one region of Triticum aestivum cultivar Chinese Spring chromosome 1B, IWGSC CS RefSeq v2.1, whole genome shotgun sequence:
- the LOC123102426 gene encoding putative phospholipid-transporting ATPase 9, whose translation MASSTAGGETEDRRRGRRRRRKVLLSKLYTFAACARRPSAVDDEGSRIGGPGFSRVVHANDPAAAAGAAAAGGYRSNYVSTTKYSAVTFVPKSLFEQFRRVANIYFLVVACLSYTPIAPFRGATAVGPLVLVLLVTMIKEAIEDWRRKQQDIEVNNRRTKVFQDGAFRHTKWTRLRVGDVVKVEKDEFFPADLVLLSSSYDDAICYVETMNLDGETNLKLKQSLDVTSRLQDDHSFAGFGAVIRCEDPNANLYSFVGNIEIEEQQQQQYPLSPQQLLLRDSKLRNTEYVYGVVVFTGHDTKVMQNATSAPSKRSKIEKKMDGAIYVLMSILVLISVIGSVVFGLATKHDLVDGRMKRWYLRPDNPDNIYDPNNPAVSAALHFFTAMILYGYFIPISLYVSIELVKLLQALFINSDIHMYHEESDTPAHARTSNLNEELGQVYTILTDKTGTLTCNSMEFIKCSIAGTAYGRGITEVERAMAKRNGSPVISDFELGVEDFHQSEGRSAVKGFNFRDERVMDGNWVHQAHSGVIEMFFRLLAICHTCIPEVDEVTGKISYEAESPDEAAFVVAAHELGFTFYQRTQAGVYLHELDPSSGEQVDRFYKVLHVLEFSSARRRMSVIVRDEEGKTFIFSKGADSIMYERLSTSESAYAEATQKHINDYADAGLRTLVLAYRQLEEIEYAKFERKFTAAKNSVSADRDELIDEAADLIEKDLILLGATAVEDKLQKGVPDCIDKLAKAGIKIWVLTGDKMETAINIGYACSLLRQGMKQITITLDTPDIIALEKGGDKGAINKASKVSVMQQIDEGKKLINASGNESFALIIDGKSLTYALKDDTKGAFLDLAIACGSVICCRSSPKQKALVTRLVKTGTGKVTLAIGDGANDVGMIQEADIGVGISGAEGMQAVMASDVSIAQFRFLERLLLVHGHWCYSRISSMVCYFLYKNITFGVTLFLYESLSTFSGQTLYNDWSMSLYNVLFTSLPVIAMGVFDQDVSARFCLKYPMLYQEGPQNLLFRWSRLLGWMLHGVGSAVIIFFLTIASLKHQAFRKDGEVIDLSILGATAYTCVVWAVNMQMAITVNYFTLIQHICIWSGIFLWYLFLIIYGTITPSFSTTFFMVFSEALGGAPAYWVVTLLVAVAALIPYFTLAVVKTWFFPDYHNKIQWLQHAAKHEDPEEELGVVLRQFSVRSTGVGVSARRDAKLVRTNSKAFHLDSASSQSQATVELT comes from the exons ATGGCCTCCTCCACGGCCGGGGGCGAGACGGAGGACCGGCGCCGGGGCAGGCGGCGGCGCCGCAAGGTGCTCCTAAGCAAGCTCTACACCTTCGCGGCGTGCGCGCGGCGGCCCAGCGCGGTGGACGACGAGGGGTCGCGGATCGGCGGGCCGGGGTTCTCGCGGGTGGTCCACGCCAACgaccccgccgccgcggccggcgcggcggcggccggcgggtaCCGGTCCAACTACGTCTCCACCACCAAGTACAGCGCCGTGACCTTCGTCCCCAAGTCGCTGTTCGAGCAGTTCCGGCGGGTGGCCAACATCTACTTCCTCGTCGTCGCCTGCCTCTCCTACACCCCCATCGCCCCCTTCCGCGGCGCCACCGCCGTCGGGcccctcgtcctcgtcctcctcgtcaccATGATCAAGGAGGCCATCGAGGACTGGCGCCGCAAGCAGCAG GACATTGAGGTGAACAACAGGAGGACAAAGGTGTTCCAGGACGGCGCGTTCCGGCACACCAAGTGGACCAGGCTCCGGGTCGGCGACGTCGTCAAGGTGGAGAAGGACGAGTTCTTCCCCGCCGACCTCGTCCTCCTCTCCTCCAGCTACGACGACGCCATCTGCTACGTCGAGACCATGAACCTCGACGGCGAGACCAACCTAAAGCTCAAGCAGTCCCTCGACGTCACCTCGCGCCTGCAGGACGACCACAGCTTCGCCGGCTTTGGCGCCGTGATACGGTGCGAGGACCCCAATGCAAACCTCTACTCGTTTGTGGGGAACATAGAGAtcgaggagcagcagcagcagcagtacccTCTGTCGCCGCAGCAGCTCCTGCTCAGGGACTCCAAGCTCCGCAACACCGAGTACGTGTACGGCGTGGTGGTTTTCACCGGCCACGACACCAAGGTGATGCAGAATGCCACCAGCGCTCCCTCCAAGAGGAGTAAGATTGAGAAGAAGATGGATGGGGCCATCTACGTCCTCATGTCCATCCTCGTCCTCATTTCGGTCATCGGGTCGGTCGTCTTCGGCCTCGCGACCAAGCATGATCTGGTGGACGGCAGGATGAAGAGGTGGTACCTCAGGCCGGATAACCCTGACAACATCTACGATCCCAACAACCCGGCCGTGTCGGCCGCGCTGCATTTCTTCACCGCCATGATCCTCTACGGCTACTTCATCCCCATCTCCCTCTACGTCTCCATCGAGCTCGTCAAGCTGCTGCAGGCTCTCTTCATCAACAGCGACATCCATATGTACCATGAGGAGAGCGACACGCCGGCTCATGCCAGGACCTCCAACCTGAACGAGGAGCTGGGCCAGGTCTACACCATTCTCACCGATAAGACCGGGACTCTGACCTGCAACTCCATGGAGTTCATCAAATGTTCCATCGCGGGCACGGCGTACGGGCGTGGAATCACCGAGGTCGAGAGAGCTATGGCAAAGAGAAACGGTTCCCCCGTGATCTCTGACTTTGAGCTCGGCGTCGAAGACTTTCATCAGTCCGAGGGCAGATCTGCGGTCAAAGGGTTTAACTTCAGAGATGAGCGTGTCATGGATGGTAACTGGGTTCACCAAGCCCACTCCGGTGTGATCGAGATGTTCTTCCGGCTGCTGGCCATCTGCCACACATGCATACCGGAGGTCGACGAAGTAACAGGGAAGATCTCGTACGAAGCAGAGTCTCCCGATGAGGCTGCCTTTGTTGTCGCGGCACATGAACTTGGTTTCACTTTTTACCAAAGGACGCAGGCGGGTGTTTATCTGCATGAGTTGGATCCCTCGTCTGGAGAACAAGTCGACAG GTTTTATAAGGTCTTGCATGTCCTTGAGTTCAGCAGTGCTCGGCGGCGGATGTCGGTAATAGTCAGGGACGAGGAGGGGAAAACATTTATCTTCAGTAAAGGTGCCGACAG TATAATGTACGAGAGGCTATCAACCTCTGAGAGCGCGTATGCTGAAGCGACGCAGAAGCACATAAATGATTACGCTGATGCTGGCCTCAGAACACTAGTTCTTGCATACCGTCAGCTCGAGGAGATCGAGTACGCAAAGTTCGAAAGGAAGTTCACTGCAGCTAAGAACTCTGTCAGTGCTGATCGAGATGAGCTGATCGACGAGGCGGCAGATTTGATAGAGAAGGATTTGATTCTTCTTGGCGCCACCGCCGTTGAGGACAAGCTGCAAAAGGGG GTACCTGACTGCATCGACAAACTTGCTAAGGCTGGCATCAAGATATGGGTGCTCACGGGCGACAAGATGGAGACCGCCATCAACATCGG ATATGCGTGCAGTCTACTCAGACAAGGGATGAAACAAATAACCATCACACTGGATACACCAGATATCATTGCCTTGGAGAAAGGTGGTGACAAAGGAGCCATTAATAAG GCGTCAAAGGTTAGCGTGATGCAGCAAATAGATGAAGGAAAGAAACTCATAAATGCATCTGGCAATGAATCATTTGCTTTGATCATCGACGGGAAGTCGCTTACATACGCGCTCAAAGACGACACCAAGGGCGCGTTCCTTGACCTCGCGATCGCCTGTGGGTCAGTCATTTGCTGCCGTTCTTCCCCAAAGCAGAAGGCTCTT GTCACGAGGCTAGTCAAAACCGGCACTGGTAAAGTTACGTTGGCAATTGGCGATGGTGCCAACGATGTAGGCATGATTCAGGAGGCAGATATCGGGGTAGGGATCAGCGGTGCCGAAGGGATGCAGGCCGTCATGGCGAGCGATGTTTCCATTGCGCAGTTCCGCTTCCTTGAGCGCCTGCTACTTGTCCATGGGCATTGGTGCTATAGCAGGATCTCATCAATG GTATGCTACTTCTTGTATAAGAACATCACGTTTGGTGTGACCCTGTTCCTGTATGAGTCCTTGTCGACATTCTCTGGCCAAACTTTGTACAACGACTGGTCCATGTCACTCTACAATGTCCTTTTCACGTCGCTGCCTGTGATCGCCATGGGCGTGTTCGACCAAGATGTTTCCGCTCGGTTCTGTCTCAAG TACCCGATGCTCTACCAGGAGGGTCCTCAGAACCTGCTCTTCCGGTGGTCAAGGCTCCTAGGCTGGATGCTGCACGGTGTCGGCAGCGccgtcatcatcttcttcctcaccATCGCGTCGCTCAAGCACCAAGCGTTCCGCAAAGATGGTGAGGTCATAGACCTCTCCATCCTTGGCGCGACCGCCTACACGTGTGTCGTCTGGGCTGTCAACATGCAGATGGCGATCACGGTCAACTACTTCACCCTCATCCAGCACATCTGCATCTGGAGTGGCATCTTCCTATG GTACCTGTTCCTCATAATCTACGGCACGATCACGCCGTCCTTCTCAACCACATTCTTCATGGTGTTCTCGGAGGCGCTGGGGGGCGCGCCGGCCTACTGGGTGGTGACCCTGCTGGTGGCCGTCGCGGCGCTCATCCCCTACTTCACCCTCGCGGTGGTCAAGACGTGGTTCTTCCCGGACTACCACAACAAGATCCAGTGGCTGCAGCACGCGGCCAAGCACGAGGACCCCGAGGAGGAGCTGGGCGTCGTCCTGCGCCAGTTCTCCGTCAGGTCCACCGGGGTGGGCGTGTCCGCGCGCCGCGACGCCAAGCTCGTCCGCACCAACAGCAAGGCCTTCCACTTGGACTCGGCGTCATCACAATCACAAGCCACCGTTGAGCTGacttaa